TACATAACAGTTTCTTTACTTTGACAGAAGCGTTGAACGTATCCGGCAAGGAGCTTACCTTTAAAGAGTATATGGATAACATGGATATGCTTCAGAACTCATTACTGGATTGTTTGCTCACAGCTGCAAAACAGTAGTTTTTTGTAGTTGAAGGTATGTGATAACCGTCAGGGTAAGGAAGGTTTATGACAGTTATTAAAATATAGTCAGTCGGTAACCTACGCCCTGTTCGGTGCCGATCAGTCCTTTTATGCCTGTATTGTTCTCCAGCTTTCTGCGCAACTGACTTACATAAATGCGTACATAATGGGCCTGCTGCACAGCATGTGGGCCCCAGACTTCTTTTAATAACTGGCTTTGAGTTATAATTTTCCCTTCATATTTTACCAGGACCTTTAAAAGGTTAAATTCTGTAGGTGTAAGTTCAACCAGGAGTGTATTTACTTTTACTACTCTGGTATTAAAATTTATTTCCAATGGGCCATTGGAATAAACAGGGGATTCCTTCAGGTTTACAGCATGTCTCAGGGCAACGCGTATTCTGGCCAGGAGTTCAGTCATGCTGAAAGGTTTGGTCAGATAATCATCTGCTCCGGCGTCCAGTAAATTTTCTTTCTCTTTGTCGGTGTTACTTACTGTTAATATTATTACGGGGACAGCAGATTGCGCTCGAATATTACTTAGTACTGTTTGGCCGGGAATATCCGGCAGTTCCAGGTCAAGAATAACAACA
The DNA window shown above is from Candidatus Margulisiibacteriota bacterium and carries:
- a CDS encoding response regulator transcription factor — translated: MNRGAKILIIDDEKSIRRFLEISLDAQGYKLFLAKTGKDGLEMFNNNHPDVVILDLELPDIPGQTVLSNIRAQSAVPVIILTVSNTDKEKENLLDAGADDYLTKPFSMTELLARIRVALRHAVNLKESPVYSNGPLEINFNTRVVKVNTLLVELTPTEFNLLKVLVKYEGKIITQSQLLKEVWGPHAVQQAHYVRIYVSQLRRKLENNTGIKGLIGTEQGVGYRLTIF